A genomic region of Trifolium pratense cultivar HEN17-A07 linkage group LG3, ARS_RC_1.1, whole genome shotgun sequence contains the following coding sequences:
- the LOC123913946 gene encoding trans-cinnamate:CoA ligase, peroxisomal-like has protein sequence MDNLPKCPANYTTLTPLTFLMRASASYANRPSVIHEATQFTWSQTYDRCRRLASSLRALNISKNDVVSVLAPNIPAMYEMHFAVPMAGAVLNTINLRLDPKNIATILRHSEAKIFFVDYEFVPKAKEALRLLMEEKNQTEQYSSLPLVIVIDDINSPTGIRLGELEYEQMVRHGNPNYIPEEIQDEWSPIALNYTSGTTSEPKGVVYSHRGAYLSTLSLILGWEMGSEPVYLWTLPMFHCNGWTFTWGIAARGGTNICIRNTAASDIYRAINLYNVTHMCCAPIIFNIILGAKASEKREIKTPVNILTGGAPPPASLLEEIESIGFHVTHAYGLTEATGPALVCEWQKQWNVLPKREQSMLKARQGVSVLTLADVDVKNLKTMESVVRDGETMGEIVLKGSGIMMGYFKDNEATAKAFGDGWFRTGDVGVIHKDGYLEIKDRSKDVIISGGENISSVEVENVLYMHPKILEAAVVAMPHPKWGESPCAFVSLKKNDGKKSDFFTVTEDEIIGHCRKNLPHFMVPKKVVFMEELPKNGNNKIQKFELRVKAKSFVENKNKKTNNQVNQNNHQILAMSRL, from the exons ATGGATAATCTACCAAAATGCCCAGCAAACTATACCACACTCACTCCTTTAACTTTCTTGATGAGAGCTTCTGCTTCTTATGCAAACCGTCCCTCAGTTATTCATGAAGCAACCCAATTCACTTGGTCACAAACTTATGACCGGTGTCGCCGCCTCGCTTCCTCCCTCCGCGCTCTCAACATTTCTAAGAACGATGTG GTATCAGTATTGGCACCAAACATTCCAGCAATGTATGAGATGCATTTTGCAGTACCTATGGCGGGCGCGGTACTAAACACGATTAACCTCCGTCTTGACCCAAAAAACATAGCCACAATTCTTCGACACTCAGAAGCGAAAATCTTCTTCGTAGACTACGAATTTGTCCCCAAAGCAAAAGAAGCCTTAAGATTActaatggaagaaaaaaatcaaacagAACAATACTCATCACTTCCATTAGTAATCGTCATAGACGACATAAACTCTCCTACCGGAATCCGGTTAGGCGAGCTTGAATACGAACAAATGGTCCGTCATGGTAATCCAAATTACATTCCAGAAGAAATCCAAGATGAATGGTCACCAATTGCATTGAATTATACATCAGGTACAACTTCAGAACCAAAAGGTGTTGTTTATAGTCATAGAGGTGCTTATCTTAGTACTTTGAGTTTAATCCTTGGTTGGGAAATGGGTAGTGAACCTGTTTATCTATGGACATTACCAATGTTTCATTGTAATGGTTGGACATTTACTTGGGGTATAGCTGCTAGAGGAGGTACTAATATTTGTATCCGAAACACTGCGGCTTCGGATATATATAGAGCTATAAATCTCTATAATGTGACACACATGTGTTGCGCgcctattatttttaatattattttaggcGCAAAAGCTAGCGAAAAGAGAGAGATAAAAACTCCGGTTAATATACTAACCGGTGGAGCGCCTCCGCCTGCGTCGCTACTTGAGGAAATTGAGTCAATTGGGTTTCATGTGACACATGCTTATGGACTAACAGAGGCAACAGGGCCAGCACTTGTTTGTGAGTGGCAAAAGCAATGGAATGTTTTGCCGAAAAGAGAACAATCGATGCTTAAAGCGCGACAAGGGGTTAGTGTTTTAACACTTGCTGATGTTGATGTGAAGAATCTTAAGACAATGGAGAGTGTGGTAAGAGATGGTGAAACAATGGGGGAAATTGTGTTGAAAGGAAGTGGAATTATGATGGGGTATTTTAAAGATAATGAAGCGACTGCGAAAGCGTTCGGCGATGGTTGGTTTCGAACCGGTGATGTTGGTGTTATACATAAAGATGGTTATTTGGAAATTAAAGATAGATCTAAAGATGTGATTATTTCAGGTGGTGAAAATATTAGTAGTGTTGAAGTTGAAAATGTTCTTTATATGCATCCTAAGATTTTGGAAGCTGCTGTGGTTGCAATGCCTCATCCAAAATGGGGTGAAAGTCCTTGTGCTTTTGTTTCACTTAAGAAAAATGATggtaaaaaaagtgatttttttactGTTACTGAGGATGAGATAATTGGTCATTGTAGAAAAAATTTACCACATTTTATGGTACCTAAGAAGGTTGTTTTTATGGAGGAGTTACCAAAGAATGGTAATAATAAGATTCAGAAATTTGAATTGAGGGTCAAAGCTAAGAGTTTTGTGGAGAATAAGAATAAGAAGACTAATAATCAAGTCAATCAAAATAATCACCAGATTTTGGCTATGTCTCGTCTTTGa